One window of Plasmodium relictum strain SGS1 genome assembly, chromosome: 14 genomic DNA carries:
- the SPB gene encoding type I signal peptidase, putative, with product MNINIYDYFIKSKSFLNILKKKIFCKNKVNYRCLIYNGFNKGKYKLLNKIYLKKKILNKNLSQLENRVNLLRKYPLRKRKGNNFKISLINKKNFNVNFVKIRHLLNFTKKIILCSLFIYTINNYLFDMTLTSGSSMYPLINKNGVILFYICDDALRFFYKLHKIYMDSYTYILHKFNNIIRFLFHPNNFICFKERISEKIANLEGKKKKNMHIYSRGDIVLLISPVDNNKRVCKRIIAIEKDKIYVDNFNSFVEIPENNIWVEGDNKNDSFDSRNYGCVHVNLIIGKVFFLLDPFKKFSLINNKKNYQIESSRFLYLSD from the coding sequence atgaatattaatatatatgattatttcattaaaagtAAATCcttcttaaatattttaaaaaaaaaaattttctgtAAGAATAAAGTTAATTATAGGtgtttaatttataatgGGTTTAATAAGGGAAAATATAAGCTccttaataaaatatatttgaaaaaaaaaatattaaataaaaatttatcacAATTAGAAAATAGAGTGAATCTATTAAGAAAATATCCATTACGGAAAAGAAAGggtaataattttaaaataagtctaataaataaaaagaattttaatgttaattttgtaaaaatcagacatcttttaaattttactaaaaaaataatactatgtagtttatttatatatacaataaataattatttgtttGATATGACTCTTACAAGTGGTTCAAGTATGTAtcctttaataaataaaaatggagtaattttattttatatttgtgATGATGCGTTaagatttttttataaattacataaaatatatatggatAGTTATACATACATCTTACACAAGTTCAATAATATAATTcgatttttatttcatcctAATAATTTCATATGTTTTAAAGAAAGAATTTCTGAAAAAATAGCAAACTTggaaggaaaaaaaaaaaaaaatatgcatatttATAGCAGAGGAGATATtgtattattaatttctCCTGTTGATAACAATAAAAGAGTATGTAAAAGAATTATTGCAATAGAAAAGGATAAAATTTATgttgataattttaattcttttgttGAAATACCTGAAAATAACATATGGGTAGAAGGAgacaataaaaatgattcaTTTGATAGTAGAAATTATGGGTGTGTGCATGTAAATTTGATAATTggtaaagtattttttttactagatccctttaaaaaattttctcttatcaataataaaaaaaattatcaaattGAATCATCCcgctttttatatttatcagattag
- a CDS encoding SNARE protein, putative: MKMSHKKSTYSERKKISEIEKKCEESLNEILRSANEAKEISKKAEEELEHQTEQIKHIHKETDDIQENLKQSQYHLQGIKYWWRNINSFLGFETYKNNENKKINNQLNDKNRSVKLNDNNKYMNNNQIYKNSMNIEKTSKRKETFEEKYENNLNTLSAVLDELHTRALVMGNTINEQNKMLNEVNEKMECNIEKIKDQQKLMKEIMKK; this comes from the exons atgaaaatgagTCATAAAAAATCTACTTATTCTGAAAGAAAA AAAATAAGTGAAATAGAGAAAAAATGTGAAGAAAgcttaaatgaaatattaagaTCAGCAAATGAGGCAAAAGAAATTTCAAAAAAGGCAGAAGAGGAGTTAGAGCATCAAACAG aacaaataaaacatatacaTAAAGAAACTGATGATATTCAAGAAAATTTGAAACAAAGTCAATATCATTTACAAGGTATAAAATATTGGTGGAGAaatataaattcttttttaggATTtgaaacatataaaaataatgaaaataaaaaaataaataaccaATTAAATGACAAAAATAGAAGTGTTAAacttaatgataataataaatatatgaataataatcaaatttacaaaaattcAATGAATATAGAGAAAACATCAAAAa gAAAAGAAACATTTGaggaaaaatatgaaaacaaTTTAAATACATTATCTGCAGTg TTAGATGAATTACATACTAGAGCTCTGGTTATGGGGAATACAATAAACGAACAAAACAAAatg cTGAATGaagttaatgaaaaaatggaATGTAACATAGAGAAAATTAAAGATcaacaaaaattaatgaaagaaataatgaaaaaataa
- the RAB11a gene encoding ras-related protein Rab-11A, putative yields MAMKEDYYDYLFKIVLIGDSGVGKSNLLSRFTRDEFNLESKSTIGVEFATKSIQLKNNKIIKAQIWDTAGQERYRAITSAYYRGAVGALLVYDITKKNSFENIEKWLKELRDNADNNIVILLVGNKSDLKHLRVINDNDATQYAKKEKLAFIETSALESTNVELAFHQLLNEIYNVRQKKQTTKNEDNLSIQPRGKKINVDDDNDQNDIKKKSKCC; encoded by the exons atggCAATGAAAGAGGATTATTATGATTATTTgtttaaaa tTGTTCTTATAGGAGATTCAGGAGTAGGTAAATCAAACTTATTATCTAG aTTTACAAGAGATGAATTTAATTTAGAAAGTAAAAGTACCATAGGTGTAGAATTCGCTACGAAAAgtattcaattaaaaaataataaaataataaaggcACAGATATGGGATACAGCTGGACAAGAAAGGTATCGAGCGATTACATCTGCTTATTATCGTGGGGCAGTAGGTGCATTATTAGTTTAtgatataacaaaaaaaaattcttttgaaAATATTGAGAAATGGCTAAAAGAATTAAGAGACAATGCTGATAACaatattgttattttattagtTGGTAATAAAAGTGATTTAAAGCATTTACGTGTTATTAATGATAATGATGCTACTCAATATgctaaaaaagaaaaattagcTTTTATCGAAACTTCAGCTCTTGAATCCACCAACGTAGAACTAGCTTTTCACCAATTATTAAATg aaatttaCAATGTTAGACAAAAAAAGCAAACTACAAAAAATGAAGACAATTTATCTATACAACCTcgaggaaaaaaaataaac gtaGATGACGATAATGAtcaaaatgatataaaaaaaaaatcgaaATGTTGTTGA